DNA sequence from the Gordonia polyisoprenivorans genome:
GTGCCCACGGCGAACCGGGTCGCCAGACCGTCGGCTCGAGCGTCAAATGATCGATCGCAAGGTCGTGGGATGACTCGCCCGAAGGTACCAGTAATCGTCAACTTAGTTAGCGGATTAGGTCCACAGTGGTCTGGGCGATGTCAACCCGTGCAAGCAACGTTGTCTCGTAGGAGGGCTTCGAAGTTTTTGCGTGGGGTGTAGAAGTCGAGGGTCTGTCGGGCACATCCTGGCCGGGCCCGCGAGCGCCCACAACCCCATGTCCGGGGCATCGAGTGCGAGGCCGGTATGCATGGTCGTGGACACCTGCCAGCCGACGGCCATGCGGGAGAACACATCGAGGATGAATGCCGCATACACCCAGCCGGAGTGGGTGCGGATGTAGGTCAGGTCGACCCACAAGTCATTCGGCGCTTGGGCGGTGAACTGCCGTGTGACCCGATCAGCCGGCTGTGGCGTCTCGGCACCCTCACTGCGAGTGGTCTTACGTGTCGTCAACCGCGGTATCCCGTGGTAGCCCATCGGCTTTCATCAATCGCTCGACGGTGCAGCAGCAGAATTCTGATGATCATCTAGGGCGTGTTTCCCATATGTGTGGGTCTGGTGGGCGCATGCTGTTTTCGTGGCGCTGATGACGTCGAGGTATCAAGTGTTCACCGACGAGCAGTGGGCACGGATCGAACCACTGTTGCCGTCGAATGTGGGTAAGCGTGCGCATCCATGTGGTGAACATCGCCGAGTGGTCGAGGGCATGGCCTATCGGTACCGGACCGGAATTCCGTGGCGGGACTTGCCAGTTGAGGTGTTCGGGCCGTGGCAGACGGTGTGGAAACGTCATCGCCGCTTTGCCCAGGACGGCACGTGGGACCGTGTGCTCGCGCACGTGCTCGCCGAGGCCGATACGGCTGGGCGGATCGACTGGAGACTGTCGGTGGACGCGACGATCGCGCGTGCGCATCAGCACGCGACGAACACCTCGCGCCCTGATCAGGACACAGGGGGCAGCATCGAATCACAAGAACCTCGCCCCGAACGGAGGTGAACCCGCAGGTCACGGGATCGGCAGGTCGCGGGGCGGGTTAACCACGAAAATTCGTGCGTCCAGCAGAACAGGAGGTCTGCCGTTGGGTAGGTGATCTGTTCGTAAGCTCGTCGTCGCTTGCCGGTGTGAGTCCGGTCCGGGTAGCTGCCAGGTGGCCCGGTAGCAGACTGGCGGTTTCATCTGGGAACGGGTGGGGTCGGAGCCCAGTGTCGAAAGCCCTGTGAGGGGGAGCGAGGATGCGGTCCGCAGCATGAAGCGAAGCCTGCGGCGTCGTTAGAGGTCTCTGCCCGTGTGGGTGGGGGTGAAGAGAGAGCCGAGCCGCCGAAATCACGGTGAAGGCCTATGGAAGGCACTGAAGACCTGGATGTGCAGGTGCCGAGGAACTCTCCGGCGTATGGGGCGTGGAACGTATTGACAGTGGCGACGGGAACTGGAGAGGCCCTCCCCGGCCCGGTCATCTGCGAGGTGCTCGTTGCGGTGACGTGGTGGGCATGGTGGCCGGAAGCGGTGGCGCTCTATAACCAGTGATCCTGGGAAGTGAGTGGCCGGTCGGGAGGGAGTCGGAGGCGGCCGTAGTACTGATTGAGCCTGCGGGACAACATAACCCGGGGTGAGGGAAGGGCCGCTACGTGTGTCGATGCGTGGTGATGTGAAGGAGGTGCCCGGTGAGTGCCACGAGTGTGGCTAGTCCCGCCGCTGGCGGTGTTGTGCCGTCTGATTCGGTGCGTGCCTTGCAGCACACGCTGTACCGGACAGCCAAGGCTGATTCTGGTAGGCGATTTCATTCGTTGGGGGACAAGATCATTCGCAGTGATGTCCTTCGGCGAGCGTGGTTTCAGGTGCAACGTAATCAGGGTGCATCTGGTATTGACCGCATCACCGTGGACCGGGTCAACGAGTACGGGGTGACCCGGTTGCTCGATGAGTTGGCCGCCGAAGTGCGGGAGGGGCGTTATCGACCGTTGCCTGCGCGTCGGGTATGGATCCCGAAGCCGGGAACGAGCGAGCAGCGTCCGTTGTCTATTCCCGCGGTTCGTGACCGTATCGTGCAGGCTGCGACCAAGATCGTGCTCGAGCCGATCTTCGAGGCAGGCATGTGCGACTGCTCGTTCGGGTTTCGGCCCAAGAGGTCGGCCCATGACGGGTTGCAGGTCCTTGTCGATGAAGCATGGCGAGGGCGGCGGTGGGTGGTGGAGACGGATATCGCGAACTGTTTCGAGGCGATTCCGCATGACCGGTTGATGCAGGCGATCGAGGAACGGGTCTGTGACCAGTCGGTGCTCAAGCTGCTGCGCGTGATGTTACGTGCCGGGGTGATGACTGACGGCGTGGGTGCGCAGGCAGGTGACCGGAACCCCGCAGGGTGGGGTCCTGTCTCCGATGCTGGCGAATGTGTATCTGCACCAGGTTGATCGGGTGTGGGACACGCGTCGGTACGGGGTGCTGGTCCGCTATGCCGACGATGTGGTGGTCATGTGCCGGACTCGGCAGCAGGCTGAGGATGCACTCGCGTTTCTGCGGGCTGTGCTTGGCGAGCTCGGTTTGACGCCGAAGGCAAGCAAGACCAGGATCGTGCATCTGGTTGACGGTGGTGAGGGTCTGGATTTTCTGGGTTTCCACCATCGATGGGTGCGCAGTCAGGGACGTTCGGGCACCAAAGGGATTGCGTTCCTTGCTCGCTGGCCATCAGACAAGGCGATGGCACATGCCCGGGAGGTGATCCGTGGTTTGACGGTTAGGTCTCGGATGTTGTTGCCGGTGAACGCGATCGTGGAATCGGTGAACCGATTTCTGCGTGGGTGGGCGGGATATTTCCGTTTCGGGAACTCCTCTGCCCGGTTCGCCGCGATCAGAGATTATGCGTTGATGCGATTGGCAGGTGTGATCGCCAAGCGGCATAAACGCAGCCGAGGTTACGGGCGGTCGGTGGTGTTCTATTCCTCCGACAACCAGCTCGGGCTGATCAGTCTTGATGGGATCGTCTATGCGCCCAGGCCGTTTCGTGCCTGGCGGAAGAAACCGAATGCTGGCGGTGAACGGCCTCGGTGAGCCGTGTGCGGGAGAACCGCACGCACGGTTCGACGGGCGGGGACTGGAAACGGAGCACCTTGATCACGGACGTGAAGAAGAACAACCAGACGGGAAACCCTCGGGTTCATGTGGCTTCACGACCTACCATCAAGAATCGCCACCGCGCCAGCCCCCGACCCTACACTGCGCCACCGAGGCACGATAGGCAATCGTGCCACTACGAGTAGCCGCATTGCGCCGTAACTCACGCGAAATCGTTGACGGCGACCGGCCCAACGACTCGGCGATCGCGCGGACTCCCTCACCCCGCTCCCACGCCAACGCAATCTCCTCACGCTCAGCGAATGACAAGTACCGGCCAGAACCTTCAACCAACTCCAATGGCGCCATGCCCTCACCCTGGCGGAACCACCGCCGCGAGCCCACGGCCGACGACACGCCACACGCAGCATCAGCCGCATCATCACTGGACAGACCGTCAGCAATCCTCAGCCAGAATCGGCGCTCCACCTCGCGCCGATACGGCGGGTAACCCGGCGAACGCATCGCCAGCCGGCCCGTCACCGACTTCATCCACCCCTGCCGACGCCCCATCCAAACACCCTCTCTCCCTACGGGTGTTGCGTCCACCGGTTGAACCTGGTCAATACACGTCGCCGGCGTTTACCGCGGCATTGCAGGAAGCCAACATCACCGGATCCATCGGATCAGTTGGCGATGCCCTCGACAACGCGCTCATGGAATCGACAATCGGGCTCTACAAGACCGAACTCATCAACACCTGCCGCACCTGGACCGACCGCGCCGAGGTCGAACGGGAGCCCGCAGCCTACGTGCACTGGTTCAACACCGACCGCCTGCACCCGTCGCTGGACTACCACTCACCCATCGAGCACGAGACGCGCTACCGTGAGAGCATCACCTCCGAGACGGAGGTGGCATAAACCAGATGTCCACCCAGTCCAGGACGGTTCAGAGTTCGATGGTATGCGGTTCGCCGGTACCGACGGCTTGGTGGTCAACCAAGGCGCGCATCGGGTGGAACCCGAAGCCCTTCTTCCAGGTCTAAGTGACCTGCTTCTTCTCCGAGTGGGCAGTCGCCAGGGCCGCGTCGATGTCGATGATCACCGGTGTGCGGGCGTCACGACGGTGGTCGGGGCGGCCTGCCCCGCGGCCGCCCATGCCGTGGCAGGGGCGGCAACTCGGGCAGTGTTGATCGCCGCCAGCGCAGCAGTGGCATCGGCGGCCGGCGTCGAGATCAGCCGGGCCACTGTCGAATCCGAGGCCACATGACCGAAGACGCCCGAATGGGCGCGGACCTGGTTGATGTCGGCCAGGCAGTCGCCACCCAACGCGACCGCGACGGGCAAGTCGGCGATGGTCATGATGGTGATTGCCGACAATGCTATCCACCAAGGAGGGGCGCCCCAGCCGACTCTTGCTGCCGATCATCGACCGCCGACCGCCGACCGCAACGCAGGCTCGGCTGCGCGTGGCGTCGCTGGGGCCCGTCGCTCGCGGCGCCGGGCTGGATTTCACCGCCTTGTGTGCGGACTGACCCGCTTTTGCGACGCGCGCAGTTCGCTCCATCAAGAGATGCCAAAGTCAGATCAGGTAGATCATTGACACATTCGTTGGTTGGAGGTTAACTAAGCCCCACGTAGGGCGCACATGTGAGTTGCGCCACAGAAAGGGAGAAGCTTCATGTGGTCGAAGAAAGTCTTGGCCTTCGTGGCTGCAGTCGTTGCGGCAGTGGCGCTGGCGGGGTGCGGAAGCAGCGGCGACACGAACACATCCGCGGCGAACGGTGACGCAGGCGCTTCCGGGTCGGCGTGGAAGATCGGCTCGATCGCCAGCTGCAGTGGGACCCAGGCCGGCTCCCTGGGCGGCGTCTGCAAGACAATGCAGGTGTGGGCCGACTCGGTCAATGCCGCGGGTGGCATCAACGGCCACAAGATCGATCTGATCGTCAAGGACGACGCGAGCAACCCGACGACGTCGACGTCGATGGTCCGCGAGTTGATCGACAAGGACCACGTGATCGCAATCGTCGGGGACTCGAGCAACGTCGACGCGACCTGGGCGTCGTATGCGCAGGCGAAGGGCGTTCCGGTTGTCGGCGGCCTACCGATCAGCACGACGTTCATCTCTAATCCAAACTTCTTCGGTATCGGCACCAATCTCCTGGCGCTGAACTACGCGACCATCGAGACCGCGAAGAACGCCGGCTTCAACAAAATCGGCTTCCTGTACTGCGCCGAGAGCCCGCAGTGTTCCCAGTCAGTGCCGGCGTTCGAGGGTGCGGCCAAGCTCCTCGGCGTCGAGGGCACGACCGCGAAGGTCTCCGCAACGGCTCCGGACTACACCGCGCAGTGCCTGCAGATGAAGAATGCGGGCATCCAGACTTATGAGGTCGGCTCGGGTTCGGACGTCGTCCTGCGCGTGCTCGACTCCTGCAAGTCGCAGGGCCTCAATGCCCCGCTGATTCAGGCCGACGGCACCTTCCAGAACTCCTGGACGAAGGACAAGAACACCGACGGCACGCTCGGTGTTGAGCTGACCGCGCCGTGGTTCGACTCGTCAATCCCGGGTGTCAAGGAGTTCCAGGACGCGCTGCAGAAGTCCGCGCCGGACGTCTACAACAGTGACCTCTACGGGCCCGGCACCTTCTATGGCTGGATTTCGGGCAAGCTTTTCGAGGCAGCGGCCAAGGCCGGCAATCTCGGTGACAACCCGACCTCGGCGGACGTGACCAAGGGCCTGTTCGCGCTGAAGGACGAGACGCTCGGCGGTCTGATCGCCCCGACCACCTACCAGCAGGGCTCGAAGGGCGCACCATTTCTCAACACGTGCTACTGGAACATCCAGATCAAGGACGGCAAGTACATCTCCCTCAACGGTGGCAAGCCGACCTGCATCGACCCGGCGAAGCTCGCTCCGCTGATGCCGAAAGGCTGATCGGCCCGTAGAGCGCAGTAGTAAGACAGGCCGGGCCGCCGCCGCGTGGCCGTGCGGTCCGGCCTGCTCCACTCAGAGACGGCGACTCCGTCACGTGAACCGACTCATCTCGTCCACAGATTCGCAAAAGGAGTTCGACCAGTCGTGTTGTCCTTCATCATCGCTGGGCTGGTCTCGGGTGCCGTCTACGGCCTCGCAGGCGTCGGCCTTGTGCTCACCTACAAAACCTCGGGCGTGTTCAACTTCGCCCACGGTGCGCTGGCCACCATCGCGGCATACGCCTTCTACTTCCTTCACGTCCAGCAGGGTCTCAACTGGCCGCTGAGCGCGCTCATCGTTCTCGTGGTGGTTGGTCCGGTCCTTGGCTTCCTGCTCGCGGGACTCGCCCGCGCATTGGCCGGCGCAAGCCTCGCGCTCCGGGTCACGAGCACCGTCGGCATTCTGCTGATCGTGCAGGCTGCGTTCACCATCATTTACGGGACGCAGCAGAACCGCGCGGTGCCGTCATTCCTCCCCACCGGGACCGTCACCATCTTCGGCGCCAACGTCACGTACGAGAAGATCATCATCTTCGCCGTCGCTCTGATCTCCACTGCGGGCCTCTATGTGTTCTTCCGCGTCACGCGTACCGGCATGGCGATGCGCGCCGTCGTCGAGGACTCGGCCCTTCTTGATCTCTCGGGCACCAGTCCGGGGCGTGCACGCCGGTTGTCCTGGATCATCGGCGTCGAATTCGCGACCCTGTCCGGCCTTCTGCTGGCCTCGGCCGTTCCGCTCACGGGGACCACGCTGACCTTCCTGGTCGTCCAGGCCTTCGGCGCTGCCGCGATCGGCGCGTTCACCAGCCTGCCGATCACCTTCATCGGAGGCATCGGAATCGGCGTCGCCGGGGCGCTGGCCACAAAGTACTTCACCTCGGGCATCCTGGCCGAGGTCCCGGCGAGTCTGCCGTTCATCGTCCTGTTCGTGGTCCTCGTGGTGTTCCCGAAGCGCTGGCTGGCCTCCCAGATCCCGGTGCGTCCCATGCGGCGTGAGACGTGGACGACGCCGTGGCCCTTTCAGGTCGTTGTCGGCGTGGCCATGTTGGTCTTCTTCATCACCGTCCCTGGCTGGAGCGGCTTCCACCTGGGTGACTGGACCATCGCGCTGACCATGGTGATGCTCTTCCTCTCGTTGGGTCTGCTCGTGCGGACCTCGGGCCAAGTATCGCTGTGTCACGTGACGTTCACCGCGATCGGCGCGGCGGCGTTCTCCCATCTCGCCGTTGATCATCACTGGCCGTGGCTGGTCGCGCTGCTGGGTGCCGGTGTCATCGCGATGCCGATCGGCGCGCTTCTTGTCATCCCCGCGATCCGGCTCGGGGGTCTGTATCTGGCCCTGGCCACGCTCGGCTTCGGCATCGCCGTGGCGCAGATGTTCTACACGTCGAAGTACATGTTCGGTGAGCTCGGACTGGGACTTTCGATGCCGCGACCGAATGTGACCATCGGCTGGGATCTCACCTCGGACAAGGGCTTCTACTACCTCTGTCTGGTGTTCCTCGTCGCGACCTCGCTTTTCGTGGTCGGCCTGAACAGGAGCCGTCTCGGCCGGCTGCTGCGCGGCATGGCGGACTCGCCGGTTGCACTCGCCACGAACGGCGCCTCGGTGAACGTCACCCGAGTGCTCGTCTTCTGCGTCTCGGCTTTCCTGGCCGCCATCGCCGGCGCTCTCGCCGGAATGTCGCAGCTGACCGTCACCGGTGACAGCTATCAACCGATCGTCTCGTTGACCTACCTGGCGCTGATTGTGATCTGCACGGGCAATGCTCCGTGGTATGCCCTGCAGGCCGGTCTCGGCCTGGCGGTCATCCCGTCCTACCTGACGTCTGTGAACACCTCGAACTGGCTGATGATTCTCTTCGGTGGGTCCGCGATCCTGCTCGCTCTCACCCCGCCGGAGAAGCGTGGTGTGCCCCGGTGGATCAAGCGGTCGCTCGACGGCGCGTTCCGCCGGCCGCCGTTCGTCCGTGGCGGAAAGCGGATCGCAAAGGCCCCTTCGGCGGCCAACCCCGTCAAGGTCGCACCGTTGACCCTCGAGGTCAACAGCCTGCGGGTCCAGTTCGGTGGTCTGGTGGCCGTGGACGACGTCAGCTTCCAAGCCCAGACCGGTCGCATCACCGGCCTCATCGGGCCGAACGGTGCAGGCAAGACCACCACATTCAACGCCTGCTCGGGTCTGAACCGTCCGACCAATGGCCGGGTGTCGATCAACGGCAGCGACGTGTCTCGGAAGTCCCCCGCCGCCCGCGCTCGTCGCGGCCTCGGCCGGACGTTCCAGCAGATGGAACTGTTCGACTCACTGACCGTGCGGGAGAACGTCGCCCTGGGCGCCGAGTCCCGGATTGCGGGGGCCAACCCGCTCAGGCAACTGCTGCCGAAGCCGATGGACGGTCGCAACGTCGACAGTGCAGTCGCCGAGGCGATGGAACTGTGTGATCTGACCGAGCTCGCGGACACGCCGGTCGTCGGCATGTCCACCGGCCAGCGGCGTTTGGTCGAGCTCGCCCGCTGCCTATCCGGTGACTACCAGCTCCTCCTGTTGGACGAGCCCTCCTCCGGGCTGGACCGTGCCGAGACCCTGCGCTTCGGCGAGATCCTCACCGAGGTGGTCCGCAAGCGCGGTGTCGGCATTCTGCTGGTCGAGCACGACATGGCCCTGGTCAACGACATATGCGACGACGTCTTCGTCCTCGAATTCGGTCGCCTCATCTTCTCCGGCACGCCGGCCGAGATGATGGCC
Encoded proteins:
- a CDS encoding group II intron maturase-specific domain-containing protein codes for the protein MYLHQVDRVWDTRRYGVLVRYADDVVVMCRTRQQAEDALAFLRAVLGELGLTPKASKTRIVHLVDGGEGLDFLGFHHRWVRSQGRSGTKGIAFLARWPSDKAMAHAREVIRGLTVRSRMLLPVNAIVESVNRFLRGWAGYFRFGNSSARFAAIRDYALMRLAGVIAKRHKRSRGYGRSVVFYSSDNQLGLISLDGIVYAPRPFRAWRKKPNAGGERPR
- a CDS encoding ABC transporter substrate-binding protein, which translates into the protein MWSKKVLAFVAAVVAAVALAGCGSSGDTNTSAANGDAGASGSAWKIGSIASCSGTQAGSLGGVCKTMQVWADSVNAAGGINGHKIDLIVKDDASNPTTSTSMVRELIDKDHVIAIVGDSSNVDATWASYAQAKGVPVVGGLPISTTFISNPNFFGIGTNLLALNYATIETAKNAGFNKIGFLYCAESPQCSQSVPAFEGAAKLLGVEGTTAKVSATAPDYTAQCLQMKNAGIQTYEVGSGSDVVLRVLDSCKSQGLNAPLIQADGTFQNSWTKDKNTDGTLGVELTAPWFDSSIPGVKEFQDALQKSAPDVYNSDLYGPGTFYGWISGKLFEAAAKAGNLGDNPTSADVTKGLFALKDETLGGLIAPTTYQQGSKGAPFLNTCYWNIQIKDGKYISLNGGKPTCIDPAKLAPLMPKG
- a CDS encoding IS5 family transposase, which translates into the protein MFTDEQWARIEPLLPSNVGKRAHPCGEHRRVVEGMAYRYRTGIPWRDLPVEVFGPWQTVWKRHRRFAQDGTWDRVLAHVLAEADTAGRIDWRLSVDATIARAHQHATNTSRPDQDTGGSIESQEPRPERR
- a CDS encoding reverse transcriptase domain-containing protein, whose amino-acid sequence is MSATSVASPAAGGVVPSDSVRALQHTLYRTAKADSGRRFHSLGDKIIRSDVLRRAWFQVQRNQGASGIDRITVDRVNEYGVTRLLDELAAEVREGRYRPLPARRVWIPKPGTSEQRPLSIPAVRDRIVQAATKIVLEPIFEAGMCDCSFGFRPKRSAHDGLQVLVDEAWRGRRWVVETDIANCFEAIPHDRLMQAIEERVCDQSVLKLLRVMLRAGVMTDGVGAQAGDRNPAGWGPVSDAGECVSAPG
- a CDS encoding branched-chain amino acid ABC transporter permease/ATP-binding protein; protein product: MLSFIIAGLVSGAVYGLAGVGLVLTYKTSGVFNFAHGALATIAAYAFYFLHVQQGLNWPLSALIVLVVVGPVLGFLLAGLARALAGASLALRVTSTVGILLIVQAAFTIIYGTQQNRAVPSFLPTGTVTIFGANVTYEKIIIFAVALISTAGLYVFFRVTRTGMAMRAVVEDSALLDLSGTSPGRARRLSWIIGVEFATLSGLLLASAVPLTGTTLTFLVVQAFGAAAIGAFTSLPITFIGGIGIGVAGALATKYFTSGILAEVPASLPFIVLFVVLVVFPKRWLASQIPVRPMRRETWTTPWPFQVVVGVAMLVFFITVPGWSGFHLGDWTIALTMVMLFLSLGLLVRTSGQVSLCHVTFTAIGAAAFSHLAVDHHWPWLVALLGAGVIAMPIGALLVIPAIRLGGLYLALATLGFGIAVAQMFYTSKYMFGELGLGLSMPRPNVTIGWDLTSDKGFYYLCLVFLVATSLFVVGLNRSRLGRLLRGMADSPVALATNGASVNVTRVLVFCVSAFLAAIAGALAGMSQLTVTGDSYQPIVSLTYLALIVICTGNAPWYALQAGLGLAVIPSYLTSVNTSNWLMILFGGSAILLALTPPEKRGVPRWIKRSLDGAFRRPPFVRGGKRIAKAPSAANPVKVAPLTLEVNSLRVQFGGLVAVDDVSFQAQTGRITGLIGPNGAGKTTTFNACSGLNRPTNGRVSINGSDVSRKSPAARARRGLGRTFQQMELFDSLTVRENVALGAESRIAGANPLRQLLPKPMDGRNVDSAVAEAMELCDLTELADTPVVGMSTGQRRLVELARCLSGDYQLLLLDEPSSGLDRAETLRFGEILTEVVRKRGVGILLVEHDMALVNDICDDVFVLEFGRLIFSGTPAEMMASKDVQAAYLGITADHDTATETATPAPETPELQKEAQR